In Anaerolineales bacterium, the following proteins share a genomic window:
- a CDS encoding SH3 domain-containing protein translates to MVFCLGVFALWSPRQAEAYQDASTPGGIVITVTYTDPMNVRAGPGTFYDIIGQLFPGDVRPALGISPGREWIQISYEGGIGWVYSSYVSISGGELQVIEPPPTPTPLTTATIDPTLAAQFNTQPTETRIPTFTPPPPLTVPQFTPVSAPQNRGLPFGYFVLVLGILGGLGLAFSFISRK, encoded by the coding sequence GTGGTTTTCTGCTTAGGCGTGTTCGCGCTTTGGTCGCCGAGGCAGGCTGAAGCGTATCAAGACGCGTCTACCCCGGGCGGAATCGTCATCACAGTAACGTACACCGACCCCATGAATGTCCGCGCGGGTCCCGGCACTTTCTACGATATCATCGGTCAGTTATTTCCCGGCGATGTGAGACCCGCCTTGGGGATTTCGCCGGGCAGGGAATGGATCCAGATTTCCTACGAAGGCGGGATTGGCTGGGTGTATTCATCGTACGTCAGCATTTCGGGAGGCGAACTGCAAGTGATCGAGCCGCCTCCTACGCCGACGCCGCTGACAACGGCGACGATTGACCCAACGCTTGCGGCTCAGTTCAATACTCAACCTACCGAGACCCGCATTCCGACGTTCACGCCGCCTCCGCCGTTGACCGTTCCGCAATTCACGCCGGTCAGCGCGCCGCAAAATCGGGGTCTCCCATTTGGGTATTTCGTTCTCGTTCTTGGAATATTGGGCGGGTTAGGATTAGCCTTTTCGTTCATCTCCAGAAAATGA
- a CDS encoding iron-sulfur cluster assembly accessory protein: protein MLQELKPQIAIATETPILMLTNAASDAVKNILNERNLEGYALRVYVAGGGCCGVNFGMALDNNFRDLDSTFEIDGVKVVVDEVSLEYLRGATVDFVNDPERGAGFAVDSPNAKSHSHEHGEGGCGCGGDGGCGCGGGSCSCQN, encoded by the coding sequence ATGCTTCAAGAATTGAAACCACAAATCGCCATCGCAACTGAGACACCAATACTTATGCTTACCAACGCGGCATCTGACGCGGTCAAAAATATCCTCAACGAACGCAACTTGGAAGGGTACGCCTTGCGTGTGTACGTCGCCGGAGGCGGATGCTGCGGCGTCAACTTCGGAATGGCGCTCGACAATAACTTCCGCGACTTGGATTCAACCTTCGAAATTGACGGCGTAAAAGTTGTCGTGGATGAAGTTTCCCTCGAATATCTACGCGGCGCCACTGTTGACTTTGTCAACGACCCGGAGCGCGGCGCCGGTTTTGCCGTAGACAGCCCGAATGCCAAATCGCACAGCCACGAACACGGCGAAGGCGGATGCGGTTGTGGCGGCGATGGGGGATGCGGATGCGGCGGCGGGTCCTGCTCCTGCCAGAACTAA